The nucleotide window tttcttaattttgtatCCACACAGATGCCCACCAGGGTATTACGGCAAAAATTGTCGTGAAAGTACTCTCTCTTGCATGAACGGAGGAACAAATGACCCTTTCACCGGAATCTGCCTTTGCCCGGTGACCCACCAAGGGGTACACTGTGAAGAGGCCTGTACGTCCCAATCGTGCACAGTCGATTGCCACAGATGCTCTCAGTCAGCGACGTTAGTTTGCGACGCCGAGATAACGGTTTGCCGGTGTAAGGCAGGTTGGCAGGGTTATTATTGCACAGAGCCATGTGAAACCGGTTTTAAGGGCACATACTGCTCGGATGAGTGTTGTTCTAAGAACGGTATTCATATCGCGGAAAGCGACACTTGTAAATGTAACGATGGTTACCATGGCGACGATTGTGAGGAAAAATGTGAAGCGGGAAAGTATGGACCTAACTGTGGCTTGACATGTGACTGCGATGACTGTGATCACGTGACCGGTGCATGCGTGGAGTGTCCGGCAGGATTTACAGGAGAACGGTGAGTGAATGACGACAAAAAAGCACATGTTGTGGAATAATTAACACGTATTTTCGGACAATTATATTGCATATTTTTCTGTGAACGTATAGTCGACTTTATACTAAATATAAACATTAAGGTGGTtattaaaaacaatgtaaaaacaaaaacattgattacatttttaatttaacaAGGTGAATGCCCACATGGAAACGCGACAGATTACCATATATTGGCAAAAACTACAGGGTTCAGCACAGCGAATGCAAATTTACAGTTCAGTTATGTTAAACTGTGTCATTGAGCATGAGAGCGAAAACCGCAAATGACGTGAACATGCCTTCAAACATAACTTATAATCCTTTGCCGCGTAATCAAATCCTCCTCAAATTGGGATTAGGGATTACAGAATCTGATCCTGTGTTCTCCAATCATAATACGTCATTTGCGAACTAACGTCTCGAAAGTTATCAAGCCGAATGCTGGTATAAGAAAGGGCTCAATGTGACAGAAATTGAAAAATGAACAGTCGTTCTATGAAGTTTTTAAAATCCACATAATAGCATAATACAATATCTATTGTAATTATATCGATACTTCAGTATCATTAACTTAATTCTGACGATGATTATGTTTGAAGTCTTGAGTTCTTATTTCTCATCTATATGCTTTGCAGGTGTACAAATCCATGTCCAGCGAAAAGTTGGGGACTTACCTGCAATCGAACTTGTACTTGTTATCCTGGAGAAGAATGTGACGTCTTTTCCGGAAATTGTAAGAAACGGGCCAAAGTCGCAAAACAAGGTAAGACTTGTATTCATTAGCTTGATATTCCCTTAATTAGCTTTGTGACATGTATTGACCCCAGTTTAAGCATGCTGAACATTAAAGCATTGAACATAAAAGTGTGTTCAAAATTCAAATCAACTTTATTTTAGCACCAAAAATGGGCAGTTACAGCTCGCTACATAGAAACAATTATAATATTGAATAAGGGTATAGATAAAGCAGAATACATCATGCCAAGATCTTATAAAAGGGATGAATGCACAAAAGAATTAAACCTACAAAGAATTACATTTATTGCACGTGAGAATCACGTGCAATATAGGAAATAAACTTCGCACACAAAAAATTAAACCCTATACACCTAGTATACTTACTGTTAAAATATGAGACAAGAGAGTGTTGCATCGGTTTGTATCGGTTTGAATCGGTGTATCGGTTTTTACTAGGAGATTTGGGTCTTATTCTTCCACTCCGACCAATAACTCGCCCAGACAATACAACGGGTAATCTTGGTCATCCAAAACAAAGGTCTCAAAATTATTTTCGGAAGCAGCTATGGGGTTCCAATTAAATGTTTAAGAGAGGAACGGTTGCTGTTAAATAGTGGCAGTAAGATGCTTGTTGAATATGGGTGATGCATGACATGATtttctacaacaacaaaaattgggggaggggagggggatgggcaATATTGATTACATTTAAGCCGGCCACACACTGTCCGACTCAACACCAACCGATTAAACAATTagaattatgaatatatatgggcAGTGAGATTATGCTTACGACTACAACTGATCAATATTTTAGACAGTTCACTGTCGCCTCGGCTTCAGTCGGAAATACACAATATGTAGCGCTGTCCCCGTCGGGGATTGTCGTGCTGTGTGAGAGAATCACGACTACAACCGACTAATTTCAACAAATGTTACCAATCACGAATAATCCATTTTGCACGTGACACAAGCAAGGCTAGTGAGCACCGCTCGTGAATAGGAAATGGTTGTACAGTGTGCCCTTATCTTTACTTCAGTGTGTGCTGATTATCGGCGTGTGCGCTCATTTGTCGTTCAGTGTGCGCTTGCGGTTATTATCGTTCCATGTGCCTACCTTTATCGCTCAGTGTTCGCTAATTTATTCgcttatttttttcctttctctctatTTGTATGTAGAAAGCCCCGATTCTGATTTGGATAACACTTTCAACATGACCTTAGCCCTCGTCGCAGGTGGGGGCGCTGCGCTCATGTTATTGATTGCTCTGGTTCTTCTCATTTCCACTAAATATTCAGCAAGGTAAGTTAGCCAATGAAAACGGATTTACAACAGGGAATAGTTGAACAGGGACATATATAGATAACGGGGAACTTAGGCATGTGTTTGGCTTGCTTATGCTTTTGTACTGAAACGTAGCGAGGCTGCTTCAGGTGGACGAgtaagttgggggggggggggttgggtggagaGTGAATGGGAGATTTTGGGGTGGTGCATTTTGGAATAGAATTAATATCGATCATTCAACTTCTAAATATCATCTAATATTTATTCGGACGGATATCATCTATAAGCGTTGTCAAACGTCAGTGAGGGGGCGGACTCCCACTAGCTTTCATATTCGgtgaataaacaaaatataaccCGTCAGTGAGTGGACGGATTTGGGGGCGTACTCCCAAATGCTTTCATATTCGGTGAATAAACCAAAATATAACGTGATCGTCGTTGAATGACGGACGACTCGTATCATTtctatttttgaaaaaaaatatacaattatACTTCACGATTGTCATCGATCGATAAAGGTTTTGATGAATTGCAAAGATGGCGCTTTGTATGCTGTTATATGTAATAACTGACTCGTAAAAGTAAATAAGTCTACGGACTCGGCGCATGTGCAGTTAACAATAAAACAGATCAGTTGCTATGGAAACAATCAAAGCCCAATTTGATAGAGGGACATTGCAAGAACAGTTTATTGTCCAAGGAATAAGTCCTTTTTCGTTGTCTGCCTTATTTGAGCTTACAGACAATTCGCAAAATTTGTAGATACTTCTCAAACAGATATATTCTATaacaatcataataacaatcatAAAAATACGATCAAGCAAATTCATTCTTTGAACCGATAAATCAAGGTTTTGTGATGTTCTTCTTTTTTCGTCTTCTTtggtttaatttctttgttggGAACAGGTTCATTTGTATCTCTTTATACACTatattgaaatatcatgacCATGACTTTGTATTGCTTCTGTTTCGCCAGCTGGGAAATGTTACCAGATTATTAACAATTTAGAAGTCAAATAGTGCACTCTGAGGTTAGATATATAGACTATAAATTTGGTTTTCATCAGTTGCTATAGTATgcatatagatacatataaagacatatatatatatatatatatatatatatacacatatagcatatataaatatagctatacatatatatgtttagacTGCAGGTTGTgcttataaataataattacttcaCATTTCCACTTATACTGATTAAAGGTAATGGCCTGAACATTCATGAGAGACGGCTTCACCAACCTCAGGgacacccacccctccccctcctttttAAATCCTTGATCTGCCCTCTCAGAGATAGATATATTTTGgttattgtttctttgtttctacCTTGAACAACATACGGGTTACATTATCTGGTAAAACTGCATGATAATAGAGGAACGTCAAGTACGCCATCAATtatttattcactttttattttctgaaatatcatttctttctttcttttttcctcaCAGAAAACGTAATCATGAGATGGAAAGTAAAGGTAAGCGTTTGGAGAGGGGGTATCAAGTGTGACGTCACTGTGTGGGTTGTAAAATAGGCGATATTGAATTAAGGGCCACCTAAGGATCAGTATACCTAATCGTGTCTTTcccaaaaaataattttaaagatCGGATACGCCTTGTCATATAGCGTAGAGTGTCTGGTGGATATATAGGCACCAAAAGTCAAAGTTCATGCTGGCCTCGGCAATGGGAGAGGAGCAGGATCCAGTGGGTGTGGGGTTAACACTCCCTCcgcatctccccccccccccgcaccctctTTTCAACCTTAACGCAAAAATTCCAAATCATGCAGTTATTGGCATGATCTTGCGTTTAGATCAAATTATATACCTAATAAACAGTCTAAATATGCATCATAATTATGACgtataaaatttcaaattgtcCGGGAGAGTTCAGCCAGACCCCCACTCCTCCCCCCTTAAGGGGTCGGCTTCATCGACTCAGGATGACACCTCCACTGCCCGTCCTACTCCTATAAATAAAAACTCATGAATCCGGCAATAGGGGGAGGGGTTCCACCTGTCTAAAATTAGCGCTTCAAATTCGGAAATGTTATGGTATGTTGAGGCATAGGCGggtaatatttttgtgaaaattcgggcaatatgctgagaatttttcgggcacctactgaaagaaatataaattggAATGTGTGTtacaatggttaaacttatattaatattatcattattattgtaacggtTTGCCCAAAAATTATAACCCATATATAtttggaagggtaataacacggcaaatgattgtatttaattggcatgcgatgtaataaccgatgcatgcttatatgatatgtacattaacatgttgaacacGCGCGGTCAAGTCgtgacagccccccccccccaaatcaaattgggctcctacgcctatgtgttgAGGTACATAACGTTCGTGTTCCGGTTATTCCTTCTAGTGACATTGTTTGTGTTTTACGTCGGTGAGTGTTTTCATTC belongs to Apostichopus japonicus isolate 1M-3 chromosome 4, ASM3797524v1, whole genome shotgun sequence and includes:
- the LOC139966243 gene encoding uncharacterized protein encodes the protein MRRTLRFSSLFLLISSFVVVSFGFQEILPKDASNNTCTRTRLRRVSEVLGSNPLKTWPCEDYFSVFSCERIRSGLVPLSEVYIPHDETVCCPGSYQDAKGHCQSPCPIGRYGQDCLLNCSCVNALGTCNSEDGSCDCNEGWTGRDCDKRCPPGYYGKNCRESTLSCMNGGTNDPFTGICLCPVTHQGVHCEEACTSQSCTVDCHRCSQSATLVCDAEITVCRCKAGWQGYYCTEPCETGFKGTYCSDECCSKNGIHIAESDTCKCNDGYHGDDCEEKCEAGKYGPNCGLTCDCDDCDHVTGACVECPAGFTGERCTNPCPAKSWGLTCNRTCTCYPGEECDVFSGNCKKRAKVAKQESPDSDLDNTFNMTLALVAGGGAALMLLIALVLLISTKYSARKRNHEMESKAFPSLSVKPDNKAIITHSIDYGKEDTNSVYQEIDEYPYRYTKPDLPSAPPGIPNCQPKYERVLTNYDPDYLVPDVK